A single window of Papio anubis isolate 15944 chromosome 8, Panubis1.0, whole genome shotgun sequence DNA harbors:
- the LOC116268546 gene encoding secreted Ly-6/uPAR domain-containing protein 2: MQFHTGLLLAAVLSLQLAAAQALWCHQCTGFGGCSRGSRCPRDSTHCVTTATRVLSNIENLPLVTKMCHTGCPDIPSLGLGPYVSIACCQTSLCNHD; the protein is encoded by the exons ATGCAGTTCCACACTGGGCTCCTGCTGGCCGCCGTCCTGAGCCTACAGCTGG CTGCAGCCCAAGCCTTGTGGTGTCACCAGTGCACGGGCTTCGGAGGGTGCTCCCGTGGATCCAGATGCCCAAGGGACTCCACTCACTGCGTCACTACTGCCACCC GGGTCCTCAGCAACATCGAGAACTTGCCTCTGGTCACCAAGATGTGCCACACGGGCTGCCCCGATAtccccagcctgggcctgggccccTACGTATCCATTGCTTGCTGCCAGACCAGCCTCTGCAACCATGACTGA
- the LYNX1 gene encoding ly-6/neurotoxin-like protein 1: MMPLLTLFLVVLMGLPLAPVQALDCHVCAYNGDNCFNPMRCPAMVAYCMTTRTYYTPTRMKVSKSCVPSCFETVYDGYSKHASTTSCCQYDLCNGAGLAIPATLALAPVLLATLWGLL; encoded by the exons ATGATGCCCCTGCTCACCCTGTTCCTGGTGGTCCTCATGGGCTTACCTCTGG CCCCAGTCCAGGCCTTGGACTGCCATGTGTGTGCCTACAACGGAGACAACTGCTTCAACCCCATGCGCTGCCCGGCTATGGTTGCCTACTGCATGACTACGCGCACCT ACTACACCCCCACCAGGATGAAGGTCAGTAAGTCCTGCGTGCCCAGCTGCTTCGAGACTGTGTACGATGGCTACTCCAAGCACGCGTCCACCACCTCCTGTTGCCAGTATGACCTCTGCAACGGCGCCGGCCTTGCCATCCCGGCCACCCTCGCCCTGGCCCCCGTCCTCCTGGCCACCCTCTGGGGTCTGCTCTAA
- the LY6D gene encoding lymphocyte antigen 6D, with amino-acid sequence MTPEMRTVLLLLAILAVATGPALALRCHVCTSSSNCKQPQVCPAGSRSCRTMHTVEPLRGNLVTKDCVESCTPSYTLQGQVSSGTGSIQCCQEDLCNEKLHNAAPTRTTFAHSLGLVLGLLALVLAPSL; translated from the exons ATGACACCAGAGATGAGGACAGTCCTGCTGCTCCTCGCCATCCTGGCCGTGGCTACGGGGCCAG CCCTTGCCCTGCGCTGCCACGTGTGCACCAGCTCCAGCAACTGCAAGCAGCCTCAGGTCTGCCCGGCCGGCTCTCGCTCCTGCAGGACCATGCACACGG TGGAGCCTCTGAGGGGGAATCTGGTGACGAAGGACTGTGTGGAGTCGTGCACACCCAGCTACACCCTGCAAGGCCAGGTCAGCAGCGGCACCGGCTCCATCCAGTGCTGCCAGGAGGACCTGTGCAATGAGAAGCTGCACAATGCTGCACCGACCCGCACCACCTTCGCCCACAGCCTGGGGCTGGTCCTGGGCCTCCTGGCCCTCGTCTTAGCCCCCAGCCTGTGA